The following is a genomic window from Candidatus Binatia bacterium.
CACCGTGGTGCAGAAGCTGTTCGACGAGGTTGCGTCGCGGTTTCGGGAACGTCCAGGCGGCTACACGCGTGTCATCAAGCTGGGCCATCGTCACGGCGATGCTGCAGCGATGTCGGTCATCGAGTTGACCGATCGGGGCGATACAGCCAAAGCCGAGGCGGAGCGCAAGCGCGAGCGGCGCGTCCGTCGTGCCGACAAGAAAGGTGCACCAGCGGCACCGCCACCCGGAGCGTGAGTCTCACTTTGCCGCTTCATTTTGGAGCGGCTCACCAGCGCGTCTGTGTGGGGATCAATCAATACTGTTCGTCGCGCTGGCTGCTAGGCTTTCCGAACGCCCGTCCTTAAGATGAGCACAATCGTCGTGGAATATCGGGATGCCGTGGCGGTCGCGAAGCTCAATCGCGGCGTTACCAATGCGCTGGATCCGGAACTCGTCAATGAGTTGGGCGAGGTGCTGCGTACGATAGAACAGGACTCCGGGGTGAACGGCCTCGTCCTCGCGAGCGCAAGCGACAAGTTTTTCTCGATCGGATTTGATCTGCCCAAGCTGTTCGAGTTTCCCAGGCCGGAGTTCGAGAAGTTTTTCGGCCTGTTCAATCGCGTGTGTCTCAGTCTGTACACACTGTCCAAGCCGACGGTGGCGGCCATCACCGGGCACGCCACAGCGGGTGGATGCATCCTGGCCCTGTGTTGTGACTACCGCTTCATCGCGGCAGGCAGGAAACTGATGGGGCTGAACGAGATCAAGCTCGGAGTGCCGATCCCGTGCCTGCCGGACTCCATACTGCGGTATGTCGTCGGAGTTCGAAATGCCCGGGACATTATCGACTCCGGCGAGTTCTACGAATCCGCGGCGTGCTTGAAGATGGGCCTGGTCGATGAGGTTCTGCCAATAGAGGAGGTTCTAACGCGGGCGGTCGAGAAGGCCAGGTCGGTGGGCTCGTCACCTCGAGAGGCGTTTGCGCTGACCAAGCGCAGCCACGTCGAGGAGGTGGAAAGGCGGGTTTTAACGGACTCGGAGGAGCAGGACCGCGTCTTTCTAGACTGTTGGTACTCTGCCGAGGCACGCCGGCGATTGAGAGAGACGATCAAGAAGTTCTAGCGTGAATCTCTGGCGCCGCTCCTTCCCAAGCCGCGTTCTGGCTGGTCGCGAGAAAAGACGCGGCGGTGGATTACCGGGAAGGCGAATCGTAGGGCAACGAATGCGGCGCGTGTGC
Proteins encoded in this region:
- a CDS encoding bL17 family ribosomal protein; the encoded protein is TVVQKLFDEVASRFRERPGGYTRVIKLGHRHGDAAAMSVIELTDRGDTAKAEAERKRERRVRRADKKGAPAAPPPGA
- a CDS encoding enoyl-CoA hydratase/isomerase family protein, translated to MSTIVVEYRDAVAVAKLNRGVTNALDPELVNELGEVLRTIEQDSGVNGLVLASASDKFFSIGFDLPKLFEFPRPEFEKFFGLFNRVCLSLYTLSKPTVAAITGHATAGGCILALCCDYRFIAAGRKLMGLNEIKLGVPIPCLPDSILRYVVGVRNARDIIDSGEFYESAACLKMGLVDEVLPIEEVLTRAVEKARSVGSSPREAFALTKRSHVEEVERRVLTDSEEQDRVFLDCWYSAEARRRLRETIKKF